In candidate division WOR-3 bacterium, the DNA window CCCCGGCCGACGCGACCCAGCCGCTGCTGCCCGCGTCGTCCGAGGTCGCGAGGCGGAGCGTCTCTCCCGGCAGGACGAACCGTCCGATGTTGTCCCAGTAGAAGTCGGACCCGTTGACCCCGACCGTGAGCGTCGGCCTGAGCTTTCGCCTGGCTGTCGCGTCACTGAGCGTAGCGCCGGCCAGGATGCCGGCGAGGAGGACCCAGGAAACAATAACCGCGCGCAATGTTGCTCCTAAAATCAATCCGCCTCGACGGGCAGGTCCGGGTCGAAGGCGGAGGAGTATAGCCGCTGCAGCCAGCCGTGTCAATCCAACCCCGCACTTGCCGAACTGAGGCGGTTTCGCTAGATTCTCTCCAGGTTCGAGACGCAGGCATGGATTCCCAACTATCGAGGAGGCTTGATGAAGTCAGTTGTCGTACCGCTGTTGCTTTGCGCCGCTGTGCTCGCGGCCGGGCCGATGCCGGTGGGAGTAATCGACACGGTCGGCGGGACCACCTACGACGACCAGAACTCCGGACCGGCCCTGCAATGGGTAATCAACGACCCGGCCTACGGCATCCACGTTACCTGGATGTACGCGAACTCGGCCACGCCCTGGTCCGACCGCACCATGCAGTACAACTTCTTCGACCGGAACACGTCGGCCTGGAACTGGCTCGACCCCGACTTCATGGTTTCGGGCACCAACTCCCAGTTCCGCAAAACCGGGTTCGGGACCCTGGAAATCGACCCGGTCGACGGCTCGGCTCGCATCGCCGCCCACTACGCCGCCGGCATGCCGGGCTTCACCCCGGTCGTGGTTGATGACCTCGCCCCGGGCGCCGGTATCTTCAACGAGTGGCTCGGCGCTCCGTCCCTGACCGAGTACTTCCTGCCCGTCATGGCGATTCCGTCCGATGGCTCCACGAACCTGCTCCTAATCCGTTTTGCGGCGTCGGATAACCTCTACTACGCCCGTTCCACCACCTGGGGCTCATGGGACTCTCCGGTCTTCTGGAACGTCGCCAGCGCGTTCGGCCACAACCTCGTTGCCTCGCGCGCCTCGAACAGACTGCTCGCGACCTGGATGAGCGGCAACGGCGCCGACCTGGCGCTCTCCTACCGCTTCTCCTCTGACGGCGGCGCGAACTGGGATACCACCCGGAAGCTGACCCCGCCGTCGGTTTTCGGCACCGACTCGGGCACGGTCTGTTTCATCGGCGCCACCCCGCTGTTCGACAAAGACGACAACTGGCGGCTGGTGACAACGCTGGTGCCGCTCGTCACCGACTCGGCGCTCCAGAACCCGGCGCAGATCTGGGTCTACAACTCCGGCACCAGCGAATGGCACTTCATCCACGGTGCGGGCGCCCAGAACCTCTCCGGGGAAATCGGCGGCAACGCCGCCTACTGCGGCCGGCCCAGTCTCGGCCAGAACCCTACCAGCGGCGCCTTCTACTGCGCCTGGGAAGAATTCGACTCGACCAACTTCGAGCCCTCCACCGGTCGCCTCCGGGCCGACATCTTTGTCGCCTCGTCGCCGGACGGTACGACGTGGAGTTCGCCGACGCGTGTCACGAGTTCCGACGCTACATCGAAACGCTTCCCATTCCTGGCCAGGAACTGCTCGGGCGACTCGCTCGCGATCAGCTTCGAGCAGGACTCGATTGCCGGGTTCAACACCGGCGGCACCGGCGTCATCTCCCGTAACCCCATCTGCGTCTGGCGCGGAACCGTGTCAGGTGCTGTCTCCGAGCTCCGCCCTTCGCCCCTCGCTCCTCGCCCCTTGCTGACCGCAACCATCGCCCGCGGCGTCCTCAATCTGCAATCTCCAATCTCCAATCTGCAATCTGAAATCGTCCTCCTCGACGCGTCCGGCCGTACGGTCCTTTCTCTCCGCCCCGGCCCGAACGACGTCACCGCCCTGGTTCCCGGCATCTACTTTGTGCGTGAGGAGTCGCCGACCGCAGGCCGCGTTTCGCCGGCTGTCCGCAAAGTAGCAGTGCTGCGCTAGATGAGAAGACCCCCGCGATTGGTTCGAACCGGACAAAGCAAAGGAGTAGCCGGTGAAGTTCAGCAAGAGCGTATCCGAGATTGTCCGTGCCCGGCGCTCGTCGAGGAGCTATCAACCCGAGCCGATAGCCGAGGCCGCGGCCCGCGAACTTGAGGCCGCAGCCGGTTCGCTCGAC includes these proteins:
- a CDS encoding T9SS type A sorting domain-containing protein, whose amino-acid sequence is MKSVVVPLLLCAAVLAAGPMPVGVIDTVGGTTYDDQNSGPALQWVINDPAYGIHVTWMYANSATPWSDRTMQYNFFDRNTSAWNWLDPDFMVSGTNSQFRKTGFGTLEIDPVDGSARIAAHYAAGMPGFTPVVVDDLAPGAGIFNEWLGAPSLTEYFLPVMAIPSDGSTNLLLIRFAASDNLYYARSTTWGSWDSPVFWNVASAFGHNLVASRASNRLLATWMSGNGADLALSYRFSSDGGANWDTTRKLTPPSVFGTDSGTVCFIGATPLFDKDDNWRLVTTLVPLVTDSALQNPAQIWVYNSGTSEWHFIHGAGAQNLSGEIGGNAAYCGRPSLGQNPTSGAFYCAWEEFDSTNFEPSTGRLRADIFVASSPDGTTWSSPTRVTSSDATSKRFPFLARNCSGDSLAISFEQDSIAGFNTGGTGVISRNPICVWRGTVSGAVSELRPSPLAPRPLLTATIARGVLNLQSPISNLQSEIVLLDASGRTVLSLRPGPNDVTALVPGIYFVREESPTAGRVSPAVRKVAVLR